AGTCGCAGTAATTTCCCCGGGCCAGCCCATCCCGCTGTTCGATCCCTCCCGCAGTCTTACCGCCAGGCTCAAAGGCGGCTTCCTGAAATTCCTGAAAAAGATCGGAAAGACCAAGGCCCGTTCGTTCAAGGGAAGCCCCAAACGTCGGACGGTGGTCACCGAGCGCTCGGGACGCAACGTCAAGGAAGTGCGTTACCAGCCGGGCGAGAATACTCTGGCCCCGGTGCAGACCCTGATCAAAGCCGCCGGGCAGGGCAGGTACGAATTCAGTTCCCGGCGGTTCTCCATCGGCGGCCGGGACCTGGTGGGCTGGGAGAAGGCGGAGCGGCAGAGCCTGACCCTGGTGCTGCTGGCCGACGTCAGCCACTCCACCCACCCCTACATCAACGTGATGGCCGAGATCATCAACTCGCTGACCGGCTATTTTAGGATGAACAAGGACCGGATCGGGCTGATCTCGCTGTCCGGGGCCCAGGCCCAGATCCTGAACCATCCCACCCACAACTACCGGGTGGTCACCAAAAGCCTGCTGTCGCTGGCCGTTCACGGGCAGACCCCGCTGGCCGACGGGATGCAGAAGGCCCTGGCCATGATCCGCCTGCAGAAGCACCGTTCGCCTGGATCCTCCAGCCTGGTGATAGCCCTGACCGACTGCTATCCCGAACCGCTGACCCTCCATTCCCCAGACCCCTTTGACGAGCCGGCCTACCGGGAAACGGT
This region of bacterium genomic DNA includes:
- a CDS encoding VWA domain-containing protein, with amino-acid sequence MVTERSGRNVKEVRYQPGENTLAPVQTLIKAAGQGRYEFSSRRFSIGGRDLVGWEKAERQSLTLVLLADVSHSTHPYINVMAEIINSLTGYFRMNKDRIGLISLSGAQAQILNHPTHNYRVVTKSLLSLAVHGQTPLADGMQKALAMIRLQKHRSPGSSSLVIALTDCYPEPLTLHSPDPFDEPAYRETVRAAKLFRKDKVPLLLINPTFSHHQEKDYFPGEKLSAAIERESGGRLIKLYRNMEFAQTQPSQGIPPSHRDILRIISGVEEMVGSRRLGEDRRIAG